One Caretta caretta isolate rCarCar2 chromosome 6, rCarCar1.hap1, whole genome shotgun sequence genomic region harbors:
- the LOC125639067 gene encoding RING finger protein 112-like — MGNANKKGPIPPPSSKPAPEGMVERLQEDVTCSICLDVLEDPVSIECGHNFCRGCLAAHWSGVSAWGYQCPECRAPCSRNRTTPDTRLKSLVEKIRDLPREGTLTGTGTASPEPGPGALPEEGRPVQLVCVDEKGGLTLDEDVLSRCLEQGGVGDAPVCLVSIIGEQRRGKSFLLNYLLRRLQSLDVKDGSWMGREEEPLEGFKWRVGARRVTDGVWVWSQPFWVPSKGGQVAVLLVDTEGSKDIARDMETSVKLSALSMLLGSYQILNVSSQLKDPDLEYLEMFLHVAEEVGKEYGLESIQQLDLLVRDWSSSLVLGTDGGKEHLRDVRQMLAASCKHPKALEALTRSKTRCYLMPFPGKWIMTGSQGCLRDMDEDFRDSLRDYVTGLVASAGQHIWRNRHGALVTGSQLAAKIKKFSDLMKKRCFGFSSPAQMAITFHNQRVLDRASADHAVFLKEKDGDSRTLISCLKVRPGKMAELFAERRGQLLWRCQTDMREPAPEKAAQLTELEEELTGEAETFLQSYGKRFKKFVIAAGVGAGALVLAPVGGAAGIGIAAAALGMAEAAALGAGVGAVAGVVVGGGVGGGVGGNIAQKDRQRAKAAVGRREEEDGTEDLSEDTPLI, encoded by the exons ATGGGAAATGCAAATAAGAAAGG GCCGATCCCACCCCCCTCCTCGAAGCCAGCTCCAGAGGGGATGGTGGAGCGACTCCAGGAGGACGTCACCTGCTCCATCTGCCTGGACGTCTTGGAGGACCCCGTCTCCATTGAGTGTGGCCACAACTTCTGCCGGGGCTGCCTCGCGGCTCACTGGAGTGGGGTCTCGGCTTGGGGGTACCAGTGCCCCGAGTGccgggctccctgctccaggaacCGGACGACCCCAGACACACGTCTGAAAAGCCTGGTGGAGAAAATCAGAGACCTGCCACGTGAAGGGACGTTGACAGGAACAGGGACAGCGAGCCCTGAG ccggggccgggggctctgccAGAGGAGGGGCGCCCGGTGCAATTGGTGTGTGTGGATGAGAAAGGGGGCCTGACCCTGGACGAGGATGTCCTGAGCCGCTGtctggagcagggtggggtgggggatgcccCCGTGTGCCTGGTGTCCATCATTGGGGAGCAGCGCCGGGGCAAATCCTTCCTGCTGAACTACCTGCTGCGTCGTCTCCAGAGCCTG gatGTGAAGGATGGATCCTGGATGGGCCGGGAGGAGGAGCCCCTGGAGGGGTTCAAGTGGCGAGTTGGTGCCCGCAGAGTCACCgacggggtgtgggtgtggaGTCAGCCCTTCTGGGTCCCCTCCAAGGGGGGCCAG GTTGCCGTGCTGCTGGTCGACACCGAGGGCTCCAAGGACATCGCCAGAGACATGGAGACCAGCGTGAAACTCTCCGCCCTCTCCATGCTGCTTGGCTCCTACCAG ATCCTGAATGTTTCCAGCCAGCTAAAGGACCCCGATCTAGAATATCTGGAG aTGTTTCTGCACGTGGCCGAGGAGGTGGGAAAGGAATACGGGCTGGAGTCCATTCAG CAGCTAGACCTGCTGGTGCGGGATTGGAGCAGCTCCTTGGTCCTTGGAACGGACGGTGGGAAGGAGCATCTGAGAGACGTCCGACAG ATGCTGGCGGCGTCTTGCAAACACCCGAAGGCCTTGGAAGCGCTGACCAGAAGCAAAACCCGCTGTTACCTGATGCCCTTCCCTGGCAAGTGGATCATGACTGGAAGCCAGGGATGCCTGAGAG ACATGGATGAGGATTTCCGGGACAGCCTGAGGGACTACGTCACCGGCCTGGTGGCCTCAGCCGGTCAACACATCTGGAGGAACCGGCACGGGGCGCTGGTGACCGGGTCACAGCTCGCTGCCAAGATAAAG AAATTCTCTGATCTGATGAAGAAACGTTGCTTCGGCTTCTCCTCTCCCGCTCAG ATGGCCATCACCTTCCACAACCAGAGAGTCCTGGACAGGGCCAGTGCAGACCACGCTGTGTTTCTGAAGGAGAAG GACGGCGACTCCCGGACTCTGATCTCCTGCCTGAAGGTGCGGCCGGGCAAGATGGCGGAGCTGTTCGCGGAGCGGCGCGGGCAGTTGCTCTGGCGGTGCCAGACGGACATGCGGGAGCCGGCGCCGGAGAAAGCGGCCCAGCTGacagagctggaggaggagttgACAGGGGAGGCCGAGACCTTCCTGCAGAGCTACGGGAAGCGCTTCAAGAAATTCGTCATCGCGGCGGGCGTGGGCGCGGGGGCGCTGGTGCTGGCCCCGGTGGGCGGCGCTGCCGGCATCGGGATCGCTGCCGCTGCTCTCGGCATGGCTGAGGCAGCAGCCCTTGGTGCTGGCGTGGGTGCCGTGGCCGGGGTTGTCGTGGGCGGGGGCGTGGGCGGGGGAGTTGGTGGGAACATCGCCCAGAAGGATAGGCAGAGGGCCAAGGCTGCTGTcggcaggagggaggaggaggacggCACTGAGGATCTGTCTGAGGACACACCCCTGATCTGa